Proteins from a genomic interval of Lolium perenne isolate Kyuss_39 chromosome 1, Kyuss_2.0, whole genome shotgun sequence:
- the LOC127316135 gene encoding F-box/FBD/LRR-repeat protein At3g26920-like isoform X2, with amino-acid sequence MEAAVAALEAAAEKTAGAASSAKEAAVAASAAATEAAGAATAAKEAAMAALATAEQAAAASSAAKEAAVAAEAAAKESAAAAAATARELAAAMRCSKKRRFHQIDDGGSPSGNRDDRGNLDLISALPDDVLGSIISRLPTEDGARTQVISRRWLPLWRSAPLNLVVDFSGSVSKLIAFVSKILSEHLGPARRLSLNLGMPYRADVPLCGREHKVEDWLRSQALNNLQELNLTDIRDMPLSVFRFAPTLCVARLIHCDLPKSISTLRLNFPCLKQLTLHGIYIMQDALHNLLSGCTALESLELTSIFGIGAICISSQTLRSLAFSPDVLSSILQLVIKDAPSLERLLPLYPQWAPVIQVIHAPKLEVLGLLSQYLSKVQFGTTIFEVAAPFVHRSLVLVLHSIGPNLDAVVDFLKCFPCLVRLYVISQPTNDMNNAREYDPLDPIECLELHLKKVVLMNYNGSKRPSVEFAKFFVLNSKLLKEMEIEVLNKRNDKWMANQRKQLCVDNRASQDARIELKISTKKSDVPKMDTHDLSVADPFESGAFC; translated from the exons ATGGAGGCCGCGGTGGCGGCACTGGAGGCGGCCGCGGAGAAGACCGCCGGAGCGGCGTCGTCCGCGAAAGAGGCTGCGGTGGCGGCCTCGGCAGCTGCGACGGAGGCCGCAGGGGCGGCCACGGCTGCGAAGGAGGCCGCGATGGCGGCCTTGGCTACCGCTGagcaggcggcggcggcatcgtccgcaGCGAAAGAggccgcggtggcggcggaggctgCTGCGAAGGAGTCGGCAGCTGCTGCAGCGGCGACCGCGAGGGAGCTGGCAGCGGCGATGCGCTGTTCTAAGAAGCGTAGATTCCATCAGATCGACGACGGAGGGAGTCCCAGCGGCAACCGCGATGACAGGGGAAACCTCGACCTCATCAGCGCCCTTCCCGACGACGTCCTCGGCAGCATCATCTCCCGCCTCCCCACCGAGGACGGCGCCCGCACGCAGGTCATCTCTCGCCGGTGGCTTCCCCTCTGGCGCTCCGCGCCACTTAATCTTGTGGTTGATTTTAGTGGCTCGGTCAGCAAGCTCATCGCCTTCGTCTCGAAGATCCTGTCTGAGCACCTTGGCCCTGCACGCCGCCTATCGCTCAACTTGGGGATGCCCTATAGAGCCGACGTCCCCTTGTGCGGCCGGGAGCACAAGGTGGAGGATTGGCTACGCTCTCAAGCCCTCAACAACCTACAGGAGCTCAATCTCACCGACATCAGGGACATGCCGCTGTCCGTGTTCCGTTTCGCTCCCACGCTCTGCGTCGCCAGATTAATCCATTGCGATTTACCCAAATCCATTTCAACGCTGCGTCTGAATTTCCCATGCCTCAAGCAGCTCACCCTGCACGGGATCTACATAATGCAGGATGCTCTCCACAACTTGCTCTCTGGCTGCACTGCCTTGGAAAGCCTTGAGCTGACGTCTATTTTTGGCATAGGTGCCATCTGCATCAGCTCCCAAACTCTTAGGAGCTTAGCCTTCAGCCCTGATGTCCTGTCGAGTATTTTGCAGCTAGTAATCAAGGATGCCCCTTCTCTAGAAAGATTGCTACCGCTATATCCACAGTGGGCTCCAGTGATCCAGGTTATCCACGCACCTAAACTGGAGGTATTGGGTTTGCTATCTCAATACTTATCCAAAGTCCAGTTCGGAACAACTATTTTTGAGGTAGCAGCACCCTTCGTCCATCGCTCATTG GTTTTGGTTCTCCACTCTATTGGGCCTAATCTGGATGCCGTTGTTGACTTCCTCAAGTGCTTCCCCTGTTTGGTGAGGCTGTATGTCATT TCACAGCCAACAAACGATATGAATAATGCAAGGGAGTATGACCCGTTGGATCCAATTGAGTGCCTTGAGCTCCATCTAAAGAAAGTGGTGTTAATGAATTACAATGGCAGCAAGAGGCCATCTGTTGAATTTGCCAAGTTCTTTGTTCTGAATAGTAAGTTGCTAAAAGAGATGGAAATCGAAGTTCTTAACAAGCGGAACGACAAATGGATGGCTAATCAACGCAAGCAGCTATGTGTGGATAATAGAGCTTCTCAAGATGCTCGAATTGAACTGAAAATCAGTACTAAGAAATCCGATGTACCCAAGATGGATACCCATGATTTGTCAGTGGCTGATCCCTTTGAAAGCGGAGCCTTTTGTTGA
- the LOC127316135 gene encoding putative FBD-associated F-box protein At1g78730 isoform X5, which yields MEAAVAALEAAAEKTAGAASSAKEAAVAASAAATEAAGAATAAKEAAMAALATAEQAAAASSAAKEAAVAAEAAAKESAAAAAATARELAAAMRCSKKRRFHQIDDGGSPSGNRDDRGNLDLISALPDDVLGSIISRLPTEDGARTQVISRRWLPLWRSAPLNLVVDFSGSVSKLIAFVSKILSEHLGPARRLSLNLGMPYRADVPLCGREHKVEDWLRSQALNNLQELNLTDIRDMPLSVFRFAPTLCVARLIHCDLPKSISTLRLNFPCLKQLTLHGIYIMQDALHNLLSGCTALESLELTSIFGIGAICISSQTLRSLAFSPDVLSSILQLVIKDAPSLERLLPLYPQWAPVIQVIHAPKLESQPTNDMNNAREYDPLDPIECLELHLKKVVLMNYNGSKRPSVEFAKFFVLNSKLLKEMEIEVLNKRNDKWMANQRKQLCVDNRASQDARIELKISTKKSDVPKMDTHDLSVADPFESGAFC from the exons ATGGAGGCCGCGGTGGCGGCACTGGAGGCGGCCGCGGAGAAGACCGCCGGAGCGGCGTCGTCCGCGAAAGAGGCTGCGGTGGCGGCCTCGGCAGCTGCGACGGAGGCCGCAGGGGCGGCCACGGCTGCGAAGGAGGCCGCGATGGCGGCCTTGGCTACCGCTGagcaggcggcggcggcatcgtccgcaGCGAAAGAggccgcggtggcggcggaggctgCTGCGAAGGAGTCGGCAGCTGCTGCAGCGGCGACCGCGAGGGAGCTGGCAGCGGCGATGCGCTGTTCTAAGAAGCGTAGATTCCATCAGATCGACGACGGAGGGAGTCCCAGCGGCAACCGCGATGACAGGGGAAACCTCGACCTCATCAGCGCCCTTCCCGACGACGTCCTCGGCAGCATCATCTCCCGCCTCCCCACCGAGGACGGCGCCCGCACGCAGGTCATCTCTCGCCGGTGGCTTCCCCTCTGGCGCTCCGCGCCACTTAATCTTGTGGTTGATTTTAGTGGCTCGGTCAGCAAGCTCATCGCCTTCGTCTCGAAGATCCTGTCTGAGCACCTTGGCCCTGCACGCCGCCTATCGCTCAACTTGGGGATGCCCTATAGAGCCGACGTCCCCTTGTGCGGCCGGGAGCACAAGGTGGAGGATTGGCTACGCTCTCAAGCCCTCAACAACCTACAGGAGCTCAATCTCACCGACATCAGGGACATGCCGCTGTCCGTGTTCCGTTTCGCTCCCACGCTCTGCGTCGCCAGATTAATCCATTGCGATTTACCCAAATCCATTTCAACGCTGCGTCTGAATTTCCCATGCCTCAAGCAGCTCACCCTGCACGGGATCTACATAATGCAGGATGCTCTCCACAACTTGCTCTCTGGCTGCACTGCCTTGGAAAGCCTTGAGCTGACGTCTATTTTTGGCATAGGTGCCATCTGCATCAGCTCCCAAACTCTTAGGAGCTTAGCCTTCAGCCCTGATGTCCTGTCGAGTATTTTGCAGCTAGTAATCAAGGATGCCCCTTCTCTAGAAAGATTGCTACCGCTATATCCACAGTGGGCTCCAGTGATCCAGGTTATCCACGCACCTAAACTGGAG TCACAGCCAACAAACGATATGAATAATGCAAGGGAGTATGACCCGTTGGATCCAATTGAGTGCCTTGAGCTCCATCTAAAGAAAGTGGTGTTAATGAATTACAATGGCAGCAAGAGGCCATCTGTTGAATTTGCCAAGTTCTTTGTTCTGAATAGTAAGTTGCTAAAAGAGATGGAAATCGAAGTTCTTAACAAGCGGAACGACAAATGGATGGCTAATCAACGCAAGCAGCTATGTGTGGATAATAGAGCTTCTCAAGATGCTCGAATTGAACTGAAAATCAGTACTAAGAAATCCGATGTACCCAAGATGGATACCCATGATTTGTCAGTGGCTGATCCCTTTGAAAGCGGAGCCTTTTGTTGA
- the LOC127316135 gene encoding F-box/FBD/LRR-repeat protein At3g26920-like isoform X3 — MEAAVAALEAAAEKTAGAASSAKEAAVAASAAATEAAGAATAAKEAAMAALATAEQAAAASSAAKEAAVAAEAAAKESAAAAAATARELAAAMRCSKKRRFHQIDDGGSPSGNRDDRGNLDLISALPDDVLGSIISRLPTEDGARTQVISRRWLPLWRSAPLNLVVDFSGSVSKLIAFVSKILSEHLGPARRLSLNLGMPYRADVPLCGREHKVEDWLRSQALNNLQELNLTDIRDMPLSVFRFAPTLCVARLIHCDLPKSISTLRLNFPCLKQLTLHGIYIMQDALHNLLSGCTALESLELTSIFGIGAICISSQTLRSLAFSPDVLSSILQLVIKDAPSLERLLPLYPQWAPVIQVIHAPKLEVLGLLSQYLSKVQFGTTIFEVLVLHSIGPNLDAVVDFLKCFPCLVRLYVISQPTNDMNNAREYDPLDPIECLELHLKKVVLMNYNGSKRPSVEFAKFFVLNSKLLKEMEIEVLNKRNDKWMANQRKQLCVDNRASQDARIELKISTKKSDVPKMDTHDLSVADPFESGAFC; from the exons ATGGAGGCCGCGGTGGCGGCACTGGAGGCGGCCGCGGAGAAGACCGCCGGAGCGGCGTCGTCCGCGAAAGAGGCTGCGGTGGCGGCCTCGGCAGCTGCGACGGAGGCCGCAGGGGCGGCCACGGCTGCGAAGGAGGCCGCGATGGCGGCCTTGGCTACCGCTGagcaggcggcggcggcatcgtccgcaGCGAAAGAggccgcggtggcggcggaggctgCTGCGAAGGAGTCGGCAGCTGCTGCAGCGGCGACCGCGAGGGAGCTGGCAGCGGCGATGCGCTGTTCTAAGAAGCGTAGATTCCATCAGATCGACGACGGAGGGAGTCCCAGCGGCAACCGCGATGACAGGGGAAACCTCGACCTCATCAGCGCCCTTCCCGACGACGTCCTCGGCAGCATCATCTCCCGCCTCCCCACCGAGGACGGCGCCCGCACGCAGGTCATCTCTCGCCGGTGGCTTCCCCTCTGGCGCTCCGCGCCACTTAATCTTGTGGTTGATTTTAGTGGCTCGGTCAGCAAGCTCATCGCCTTCGTCTCGAAGATCCTGTCTGAGCACCTTGGCCCTGCACGCCGCCTATCGCTCAACTTGGGGATGCCCTATAGAGCCGACGTCCCCTTGTGCGGCCGGGAGCACAAGGTGGAGGATTGGCTACGCTCTCAAGCCCTCAACAACCTACAGGAGCTCAATCTCACCGACATCAGGGACATGCCGCTGTCCGTGTTCCGTTTCGCTCCCACGCTCTGCGTCGCCAGATTAATCCATTGCGATTTACCCAAATCCATTTCAACGCTGCGTCTGAATTTCCCATGCCTCAAGCAGCTCACCCTGCACGGGATCTACATAATGCAGGATGCTCTCCACAACTTGCTCTCTGGCTGCACTGCCTTGGAAAGCCTTGAGCTGACGTCTATTTTTGGCATAGGTGCCATCTGCATCAGCTCCCAAACTCTTAGGAGCTTAGCCTTCAGCCCTGATGTCCTGTCGAGTATTTTGCAGCTAGTAATCAAGGATGCCCCTTCTCTAGAAAGATTGCTACCGCTATATCCACAGTGGGCTCCAGTGATCCAGGTTATCCACGCACCTAAACTGGAGGTATTGGGTTTGCTATCTCAATACTTATCCAAAGTCCAGTTCGGAACAACTATTTTTGAG GTTTTGGTTCTCCACTCTATTGGGCCTAATCTGGATGCCGTTGTTGACTTCCTCAAGTGCTTCCCCTGTTTGGTGAGGCTGTATGTCATT TCACAGCCAACAAACGATATGAATAATGCAAGGGAGTATGACCCGTTGGATCCAATTGAGTGCCTTGAGCTCCATCTAAAGAAAGTGGTGTTAATGAATTACAATGGCAGCAAGAGGCCATCTGTTGAATTTGCCAAGTTCTTTGTTCTGAATAGTAAGTTGCTAAAAGAGATGGAAATCGAAGTTCTTAACAAGCGGAACGACAAATGGATGGCTAATCAACGCAAGCAGCTATGTGTGGATAATAGAGCTTCTCAAGATGCTCGAATTGAACTGAAAATCAGTACTAAGAAATCCGATGTACCCAAGATGGATACCCATGATTTGTCAGTGGCTGATCCCTTTGAAAGCGGAGCCTTTTGTTGA
- the LOC127316135 gene encoding F-box/FBD/LRR-repeat protein At3g26920-like isoform X1 yields MEAAVAALEAAAEKTAGAASSAKEAAVAASAAATEAAGAATAAKEAAMAALATAEQAAAASSAAKEAAVAAEAAAKESAAAAAATARELAAAMRCSKKRRFHQIDDGGSPSGNRDDRGNLDLISALPDDVLGSIISRLPTEDGARTQVISRRWLPLWRSAPLNLVVDFSGSVSKLIAFVSKILSEHLGPARRLSLNLGMPYRADVPLCGREHKVEDWLRSQALNNLQELNLTDIRDMPLSVFRFAPTLCVARLIHCDLPKSISTLRLNFPCLKQLTLHGIYIMQDALHNLLSGCTALESLELTSIFGIGAICISSQTLRSLAFSPDVLSSILQLVIKDAPSLERLLPLYPQWAPVIQVIHAPKLEVLGLLSQYLSKVQFGTTIFEKMIAVSLTTKIHTMKVLVLHSIGPNLDAVVDFLKCFPCLVRLYVISQPTNDMNNAREYDPLDPIECLELHLKKVVLMNYNGSKRPSVEFAKFFVLNSKLLKEMEIEVLNKRNDKWMANQRKQLCVDNRASQDARIELKISTKKSDVPKMDTHDLSVADPFESGAFC; encoded by the exons ATGGAGGCCGCGGTGGCGGCACTGGAGGCGGCCGCGGAGAAGACCGCCGGAGCGGCGTCGTCCGCGAAAGAGGCTGCGGTGGCGGCCTCGGCAGCTGCGACGGAGGCCGCAGGGGCGGCCACGGCTGCGAAGGAGGCCGCGATGGCGGCCTTGGCTACCGCTGagcaggcggcggcggcatcgtccgcaGCGAAAGAggccgcggtggcggcggaggctgCTGCGAAGGAGTCGGCAGCTGCTGCAGCGGCGACCGCGAGGGAGCTGGCAGCGGCGATGCGCTGTTCTAAGAAGCGTAGATTCCATCAGATCGACGACGGAGGGAGTCCCAGCGGCAACCGCGATGACAGGGGAAACCTCGACCTCATCAGCGCCCTTCCCGACGACGTCCTCGGCAGCATCATCTCCCGCCTCCCCACCGAGGACGGCGCCCGCACGCAGGTCATCTCTCGCCGGTGGCTTCCCCTCTGGCGCTCCGCGCCACTTAATCTTGTGGTTGATTTTAGTGGCTCGGTCAGCAAGCTCATCGCCTTCGTCTCGAAGATCCTGTCTGAGCACCTTGGCCCTGCACGCCGCCTATCGCTCAACTTGGGGATGCCCTATAGAGCCGACGTCCCCTTGTGCGGCCGGGAGCACAAGGTGGAGGATTGGCTACGCTCTCAAGCCCTCAACAACCTACAGGAGCTCAATCTCACCGACATCAGGGACATGCCGCTGTCCGTGTTCCGTTTCGCTCCCACGCTCTGCGTCGCCAGATTAATCCATTGCGATTTACCCAAATCCATTTCAACGCTGCGTCTGAATTTCCCATGCCTCAAGCAGCTCACCCTGCACGGGATCTACATAATGCAGGATGCTCTCCACAACTTGCTCTCTGGCTGCACTGCCTTGGAAAGCCTTGAGCTGACGTCTATTTTTGGCATAGGTGCCATCTGCATCAGCTCCCAAACTCTTAGGAGCTTAGCCTTCAGCCCTGATGTCCTGTCGAGTATTTTGCAGCTAGTAATCAAGGATGCCCCTTCTCTAGAAAGATTGCTACCGCTATATCCACAGTGGGCTCCAGTGATCCAGGTTATCCACGCACCTAAACTGGAGGTATTGGGTTTGCTATCTCAATACTTATCCAAAGTCCAGTTCGGAACAACTATTTTTGAG AAAATGATTGCTGTGAGCTTAACAACCAAAATTCACACCATGAAGGTTTTGGTTCTCCACTCTATTGGGCCTAATCTGGATGCCGTTGTTGACTTCCTCAAGTGCTTCCCCTGTTTGGTGAGGCTGTATGTCATT TCACAGCCAACAAACGATATGAATAATGCAAGGGAGTATGACCCGTTGGATCCAATTGAGTGCCTTGAGCTCCATCTAAAGAAAGTGGTGTTAATGAATTACAATGGCAGCAAGAGGCCATCTGTTGAATTTGCCAAGTTCTTTGTTCTGAATAGTAAGTTGCTAAAAGAGATGGAAATCGAAGTTCTTAACAAGCGGAACGACAAATGGATGGCTAATCAACGCAAGCAGCTATGTGTGGATAATAGAGCTTCTCAAGATGCTCGAATTGAACTGAAAATCAGTACTAAGAAATCCGATGTACCCAAGATGGATACCCATGATTTGTCAGTGGCTGATCCCTTTGAAAGCGGAGCCTTTTGTTGA
- the LOC127316135 gene encoding F-box/FBD/LRR-repeat protein At3g26920-like isoform X4: protein MEAAVAALEAAAEKTAGAASSAKEAAVAASAAATEAAGAATAAKEAAMAALATAEQAAAASSAAKEAAVAAEAAAKESAAAAAATARELAAAMRCSKKRRFHQIDDGGSPSGNRDDRGNLDLISALPDDVLGSIISRLPTEDGARTQVISRRWLPLWRSAPLNLVVDFSGSVSKLIAFVSKILSEHLGPARRLSLNLGMPYRADVPLCGREHKVEDWLRSQALNNLQELNLTDIRDMPLSVFRFAPTLCVARLIHCDLPKSISTLRLNFPCLKQLTLHGIYIMQDALHNLLSGCTALESLELTSIFGIGAICISSQTLRSLAFSPDVLSSILQLVIKDAPSLERLLPLYPQWAPVIQVIHAPKLEKMIAVSLTTKIHTMKVLVLHSIGPNLDAVVDFLKCFPCLVRLYVISQPTNDMNNAREYDPLDPIECLELHLKKVVLMNYNGSKRPSVEFAKFFVLNSKLLKEMEIEVLNKRNDKWMANQRKQLCVDNRASQDARIELKISTKKSDVPKMDTHDLSVADPFESGAFC, encoded by the exons ATGGAGGCCGCGGTGGCGGCACTGGAGGCGGCCGCGGAGAAGACCGCCGGAGCGGCGTCGTCCGCGAAAGAGGCTGCGGTGGCGGCCTCGGCAGCTGCGACGGAGGCCGCAGGGGCGGCCACGGCTGCGAAGGAGGCCGCGATGGCGGCCTTGGCTACCGCTGagcaggcggcggcggcatcgtccgcaGCGAAAGAggccgcggtggcggcggaggctgCTGCGAAGGAGTCGGCAGCTGCTGCAGCGGCGACCGCGAGGGAGCTGGCAGCGGCGATGCGCTGTTCTAAGAAGCGTAGATTCCATCAGATCGACGACGGAGGGAGTCCCAGCGGCAACCGCGATGACAGGGGAAACCTCGACCTCATCAGCGCCCTTCCCGACGACGTCCTCGGCAGCATCATCTCCCGCCTCCCCACCGAGGACGGCGCCCGCACGCAGGTCATCTCTCGCCGGTGGCTTCCCCTCTGGCGCTCCGCGCCACTTAATCTTGTGGTTGATTTTAGTGGCTCGGTCAGCAAGCTCATCGCCTTCGTCTCGAAGATCCTGTCTGAGCACCTTGGCCCTGCACGCCGCCTATCGCTCAACTTGGGGATGCCCTATAGAGCCGACGTCCCCTTGTGCGGCCGGGAGCACAAGGTGGAGGATTGGCTACGCTCTCAAGCCCTCAACAACCTACAGGAGCTCAATCTCACCGACATCAGGGACATGCCGCTGTCCGTGTTCCGTTTCGCTCCCACGCTCTGCGTCGCCAGATTAATCCATTGCGATTTACCCAAATCCATTTCAACGCTGCGTCTGAATTTCCCATGCCTCAAGCAGCTCACCCTGCACGGGATCTACATAATGCAGGATGCTCTCCACAACTTGCTCTCTGGCTGCACTGCCTTGGAAAGCCTTGAGCTGACGTCTATTTTTGGCATAGGTGCCATCTGCATCAGCTCCCAAACTCTTAGGAGCTTAGCCTTCAGCCCTGATGTCCTGTCGAGTATTTTGCAGCTAGTAATCAAGGATGCCCCTTCTCTAGAAAGATTGCTACCGCTATATCCACAGTGGGCTCCAGTGATCCAGGTTATCCACGCACCTAAACTGGAG AAAATGATTGCTGTGAGCTTAACAACCAAAATTCACACCATGAAGGTTTTGGTTCTCCACTCTATTGGGCCTAATCTGGATGCCGTTGTTGACTTCCTCAAGTGCTTCCCCTGTTTGGTGAGGCTGTATGTCATT TCACAGCCAACAAACGATATGAATAATGCAAGGGAGTATGACCCGTTGGATCCAATTGAGTGCCTTGAGCTCCATCTAAAGAAAGTGGTGTTAATGAATTACAATGGCAGCAAGAGGCCATCTGTTGAATTTGCCAAGTTCTTTGTTCTGAATAGTAAGTTGCTAAAAGAGATGGAAATCGAAGTTCTTAACAAGCGGAACGACAAATGGATGGCTAATCAACGCAAGCAGCTATGTGTGGATAATAGAGCTTCTCAAGATGCTCGAATTGAACTGAAAATCAGTACTAAGAAATCCGATGTACCCAAGATGGATACCCATGATTTGTCAGTGGCTGATCCCTTTGAAAGCGGAGCCTTTTGTTGA